One Pseudobacteroides sp. genomic window, AACTTTATGGTGTAAAAATAGGAGATACAAAATGATGTTATAAACAGAATCAAGTTGGGAAGAAGGTTGGCTTCTCTTCCCTAACTATGTTTTGTTTTGAAAAGGGTGTGGTTGTATTTTGTATGGCAGACAAGATAATTAATGTTCCATATGTATTTAGGTCAAATGAATTCGATCTAGGTGAAGTGATAATTGATAATAAAAGGGTGCTTTCTTTTATATCTAAAGACGATTCATTCCCAGGACACTTTACATTATATAATTGGCATGAACTCTGCAGTGTTGTAAAGGTCTATTTTCTGAAAGAGTCAGACTTAGAGCAATCTATAACGGGGATTGCTTTATATGGAGAAAATCTTATGGTGCAGATATGCTCGTGCGGCTATACAAAGTACATTCAAGCATCAACACCTTGCCCCAAATGGCTAATTGAAAAGTATATAAATAAAGAATAAATTTATAGTTTTTATACATATTGTGGAGCATATAGTTTCGGAAGAGCAAGACAATAAAAATATCTGGAGGATAGCAAATGAGATACGCTTGGATGGATGAATACTGCCTGTCAAAAGTAGGCGTGGAAAAAGAATATAAATTAGAATGGGATGCAACGAGATATATGATAAAAGGTAAAATGTTTGTTTTACTGGGTGGTGATAAAGAAGGAAAACCAATTGCTACAGTAAAATTAGAACCTGGACATGGTGAATTTTTAAGGCAGCAGTACAAGGATATTGTACCCGGATATTATATGAATAAAGAACATTGGAACTCGATTTATTTAGAAGG contains:
- a CDS encoding MmcQ/YjbR family DNA-binding protein, with the protein product MRYAWMDEYCLSKVGVEKEYKLEWDATRYMIKGKMFVLLGGDKEGKPIATVKLEPGHGEFLRQQYKDIVPGYYMNKEHWNSIYLEGEVSDEIVKDMLDKSYSLVLSSLSKKLQKEVVGG